A section of the Roseivirga sp. BDSF3-8 genome encodes:
- a CDS encoding Spy/CpxP family protein refolding chaperone: MKKGLIIFAMISLVTMQGMAQDGGRRGHRGKDISPEERMEKHIARLDEKLELTDQQEQEIRSILEDSHEEMKGIRENIKESDEVDRTAVKEQMKALKEKTDSDILAVLDDEQDAKYTQMAEKRNQRMKKRMEKRRGHRGGNG, translated from the coding sequence ATGAAAAAAGGACTGATAATTTTCGCAATGATTAGCCTCGTGACCATGCAGGGCATGGCCCAGGACGGCGGACGCAGAGGGCACAGAGGTAAAGACATCTCCCCTGAAGAGCGCATGGAAAAACACATCGCACGGCTGGATGAAAAGCTGGAGCTTACCGATCAGCAGGAGCAGGAGATCCGCTCTATTCTGGAAGATAGCCATGAGGAGATGAAAGGTATTCGTGAGAATATCAAAGAGAGTGACGAAGTAGACCGTACCGCTGTAAAGGAACAGATGAAGGCGTTGAAAGAGAAAACCGATTCAGACATTCTGGCGGTACTTGACGATGAGCAGGATGCTAAATACACCCAAATGGCTGAGAAGCGTAATCAGCGCATGAAAAAACGCATGGAAAAACGAAGAGGCCATAGAGGAGGCAACGGCTGA